The following are encoded in a window of Streptomyces sp. 11x1 genomic DNA:
- the iolD gene encoding 3D-(3,5/4)-trihydroxycyclohexane-1,2-dione acylhydrolase (decyclizing) translates to MSPTSNTTPTSNTTPTSNRTPATTRLTVAQALVRFLSAQHTERDGERRRLIGATWGIFGHGNVAGLGQALVEYADDMPYLQGRNEQSMVHAAVGYARQSNRLSTHAVTTSIGPGATNLVTGAALATINHLPVLLLPGDIFATRPADPVLQQLEVPYAGDISVNDTLRPVSRYFDRITRPEALIPAALQAMRVLTDPVETGAVTLALPQDVQAEAYDWPEEFFAERTWNVRRPAADVAELAGALDAIRAARRPLIVAGGGVHHARAEEALAELADATGIPVASTQAGKGSLRFDHPQDVGGIGHTGTATANELARTADLVIGVGTRYTDFTTASNTLFAADGVRFLNLNIAPYDGHKLSGLPLIADARSGLEALAEALEVHGHRVADAYAAEYAEDKQRWEHRVDACYEADEPDTRPTQAQVLGLLDEIVDESDILINAAGSLPGDLHKLWRTRSRDQYHLEYGYSCMGYEIPAAIGVRLAAPGRPVWALVGDGTYLMMPTEIVTAVQENVPIKVLLVQNHGYASIGGLSESVGGERFGTAYRHRNPADGTFTGTPLPVDLAANAASLGMRVLRAKTVRDLRAALAEARAADTPTCVYVETETADTVSGPPPAQAWWDVPVAETATRASAVKAREEYDRHVSTRRRHL, encoded by the coding sequence ATGAGCCCGACCTCGAACACGACCCCGACCTCGAACACGACCCCGACCTCGAACAGGACCCCGGCCACGACCCGACTCACGGTCGCCCAGGCGCTGGTCCGCTTCCTCTCCGCCCAGCACACCGAGCGCGACGGCGAGCGGCGGCGGCTGATCGGCGCCACCTGGGGCATCTTCGGCCACGGCAACGTCGCGGGCCTCGGTCAGGCGCTGGTCGAGTACGCCGACGACATGCCCTACCTCCAGGGCCGCAACGAGCAGTCGATGGTGCACGCGGCCGTCGGCTACGCCCGGCAGTCGAACCGGCTCTCCACGCACGCCGTGACGACATCCATCGGCCCCGGCGCGACCAACCTGGTCACCGGCGCCGCCCTCGCCACCATCAACCACCTGCCGGTGCTGCTGCTCCCCGGCGACATCTTCGCCACCCGGCCGGCCGACCCGGTCCTCCAGCAGCTCGAAGTGCCGTACGCGGGCGACATCAGCGTCAACGACACCCTGCGTCCGGTGTCGAGGTACTTCGACCGGATCACCCGCCCCGAGGCGCTGATCCCGGCCGCACTCCAGGCGATGCGCGTCCTCACCGACCCGGTGGAGACGGGCGCCGTGACCCTCGCCCTGCCGCAGGACGTGCAGGCGGAGGCGTACGACTGGCCGGAGGAGTTCTTCGCCGAGCGGACCTGGAACGTGCGCCGCCCGGCGGCCGACGTCGCCGAACTGGCCGGCGCGCTCGACGCGATCCGCGCGGCCCGCCGCCCGCTGATCGTCGCCGGCGGCGGCGTCCACCACGCCCGCGCGGAGGAGGCGCTCGCCGAGCTGGCCGACGCCACCGGCATCCCCGTCGCCTCCACCCAGGCCGGCAAGGGCTCGCTGCGCTTCGACCACCCGCAGGACGTGGGCGGCATCGGCCACACCGGCACGGCGACCGCCAACGAACTGGCCCGCACCGCCGACCTGGTGATCGGCGTCGGCACCCGCTACACGGACTTCACCACGGCCTCGAACACCCTCTTCGCCGCCGACGGTGTCCGCTTCCTCAACCTCAACATCGCGCCCTACGACGGCCACAAGCTCTCCGGCCTGCCGCTGATCGCGGACGCGCGGTCGGGTCTGGAGGCGCTCGCCGAGGCGCTGGAGGTGCACGGCCACCGGGTCGCGGACGCGTACGCCGCCGAGTACGCGGAGGACAAGCAGCGCTGGGAGCACCGCGTCGACGCCTGCTACGAGGCCGACGAACCGGACACCCGGCCCACCCAGGCCCAGGTCCTCGGCCTCCTCGACGAGATCGTCGACGAGTCCGACATCCTCATCAACGCGGCCGGTTCCCTCCCCGGTGACCTGCACAAACTGTGGCGGACCCGGTCGCGGGACCAGTACCACCTGGAGTACGGCTACTCCTGCATGGGGTACGAGATCCCGGCCGCCATCGGTGTCCGGCTGGCCGCCCCGGGGCGCCCGGTGTGGGCGCTGGTCGGCGACGGCACGTATCTGATGATGCCGACCGAGATCGTCACGGCGGTCCAGGAGAACGTCCCGATCAAGGTGCTGCTGGTGCAGAACCACGGGTACGCCTCCATCGGGGGCCTCTCGGAGTCGGTCGGCGGTGAGCGGTTCGGCACCGCCTACCGGCACCGCAACCCCGCCGACGGCACGTTCACGGGCACCCCGCTGCCCGTGGACCTCGCCGCCAACGCGGCCAGTCTCGGCATGCGCGTCCTGCGCGCCAAGACGGTCCGTGACCTGCGCGCCGCCCTCGCCGAGGCACGGGCGGCCGACACTCCCACTTGTGTCTACGTGGAGACCGAAACGGCAGACACAGTGTCGGGCCCGCCTCCCGCGCAGGCCTGGTGGGATGTACCTGTGGCCGAGACCGCGACCCGCGCGTCGGCGGTCAAGGCACGCGAGGAGTACGACCGGCACGTCTCAACCCGACGCCGCCATCTGTAA